ACCTTTTTAATCGTGCCCGGGAAACCCAACTTCCGCCTCTGTTGAGTTCGACCCATGATTGGCTGGTCGTCTTTGCCTGGCTGCTGGTGGCGATTTTTCTGTTTATCAATCTGATCGATGAAGAACTGTCAATCGGCCTGTTCCTGTTTCCCCTGGTCCTGGCGTTGGTGGTTTCGTCTTACTTTGTGGATGATGTGACCAATACCCTGGTGCAGCCAGCCATTCGCTCCTGGGCGCTGCTGCATGCTGCGCTGCTGGTACTGGGAGGGGTGGGGATTGCACTCTGTTTCGTTGTTAGCGCGATGTATCTGATCCAGCATCGCCGACTCAAGCAGAAACAGAATTTTTCGGAAGGATTCAATCTTCCCAGTCTGGCGAAATTAGCGCGTTTGAATCGCTGGGCGCTGATGATCTCGGCACCCCTGTTGACGATCGGAATGGGAATTGGAATTGGGCTGGGAGTCTATGTTCGCAAAGGGGCTCAAGCCATTTCGTTCGTTGATCCGGTGATTATCGTGTATGAAATTGTGTGGGCCGCCATGATGATCAGCGTCATTTTTATTCTTCGTAAGAAACAACCCAATCAAAAACATATCGCACAATTAACCATCTGGACAGGGGGACTGTTGCTGTTGACGGTGATCGGCATTCAAATTCTGACGAATGTGCGCATCCTGAATTTTGATTCCTGGCACTCTTTTTATTCTTCTCCGAACGAGGATACTCCGGGATCGACTGCAGAAAGGATCGTTTCGTGAATCTGCAGGTCGTTTACTGTAACCATCAGACAGCAGGTTTGGATATTCGCGAGAAGCTGGCTTTCTCGTCGAAAGAACAGCTGGATAACGCCTATTCTGTACTGAAGCAATCCTACCCTGATACCGAGATGGTCGTGATCTCGACCTGCAATCGGGTGGAGTTGTATACGGCGACGCAGGAATCAGAGGCGGGTCCGTCACATCAGGATCTGGCAAAATTCTTTTCCGAGTTTCATCAGGTCCCCGTCAGCGATTTTTTTGAAGACTTTCTGGAACGCACGGGGCCGGATGCAGTCCGACATCTGTTTCAGGTTGCTTCCAGTCTTGACAGTATGGTGTTAGGCGAACCGCAGATTGTGAATCAGGTCAAAGAGGCCTATCAACGTGCAACCGAGAACGAACTGTGTGGCCCCTTAACCCACGCGCTGTTTCAACAGGCGATCCGGGTTTCGGCCCGGGTGCGGACAGAAACACAACTTGCAGAAGGGCGGGTTTCGATTGCCAGTGTGGCAGTGGGCACGTTCGGCAAAGGGATTTTCGAACGCTTTGATGACAAAACCGTGTTGATCATCGGTGCCGGCGAAATGGCGGAAGAGACGCTGACCTACCTGAAAGACGAAGGGGTGAAGCAGATTAACGTCGTGAATCGCAGTCTGGAAAATGCAGAGAAGCTGGCGATGAAAGTCGGTGGTCAAGCCAAGCCTTATCAGGATCTGGAAGACTGTCTTGCAGAAGCCGATGTGATTGTCAGTACGACGGGTGCTTCTCAACCGATCGTCGATGTGGCCTGCTTCCAACGTGTTTTAAACAAGGCGGGGAACAAAACGTTTTTCATTCTCGATTTAGGAGCACCTCGCGATTTTGATCCTGCGGTCGGCAAGATCAGTGATAACATTTTTCTTTACGATATCGATGATCTGGAAGCGACCTGCGAGAAAAACCGTAAGGCGCGTCAAAAAGAAGTGGAAAAAGCACTCGCGATTATTGATGAAGAAACAGACCGATTCATGCACGGGGTTTATCATCGGGCAACCGGTCCGATCATCAAGCAGCTGCGGGAACAATGGCACGATGTGCGTGAGCAGGAAGTTGATAAACTGTTCAGCAAGCTTTCCCACCTGGACGAGAAAGATCAGGATTTGATCAAACGCTCGATCGAACAAATTGTGAATAAACTGCTGCATCCCCCTCTGGAAGTATTGAGGCAAGAGGCGCGGGAAGGAACGCCGCACGGACTCCTGGATGCACTCAAGCAGTTATTTCATATTCGAGATTAACGCTTACGCTTCTGCGTTTCTTTTGTTCTGAGATAGTACAGGCAGGTTTGCCAGTATCGCGGCTGTCAGGCTTAATAGGATATTGACACTATTAATGTACTTGGACGCCTGATGGTAGCTCCGAAACTCGGCAGGCCGCGGGCTTCCGGGAGGCGTGATCATGGATTCGAGTGGCGTATAAATCCAGAAGTAGTCGATCAGGCTGATGCCGAGCGCGAGCACGACCAGCCCCAGAATCAGATTGGCCCTGCGGCGAGGGATCAATTCTTTGGCACGGATTCCCAGACTGCCCAGAAATGCTCCCACCAATAAGACCCAGGCGATCGTATAATAAACGGGAAAGTGCAGCGTGATCAGCTGGTCTCGCACGAGAGAGTCAAAGGGCTGGAAGGTAACGTCCTGAACGCCAGTGATAACAAAGATCACCGCCGCTCCGACCCAGGCCGACAAACAGAAGCGAATTAAAACCAGGCTGGTAGACGACATAGTTCACTTTGAAGTTAAATAGGAATTTTGATCGTCATTCCGTAATGCGGAACGACCTGATGAAGCTGTTATCAGGGTAAACAATTTGGCAGAGGACATGAAACCAATTTGAACCGTTGAAAACAGGTTTTCGCAAAATAGCTGGTGGTTGTCCGTCAATTCGATAATAGTTTGACATCGCTCGTGACTTTGGTTCCTGTTAAACGTTAGGATTGTTAATAAATTCGGCCGATTTAGAAAAACCGGCTTGGGGGAAGATAGAGAATCGTCTGAGTGTCAGTTACGATAGATTTAGTCTGACTTATCAAAAGTTGTCATTCCAACCAGAATTCAGTCTGTATTGATACGGTGATCGAACATGAAACAAGCGAAACTTCTTGCATTAAAACAACATCTTTTGAGAAACAATGATTCGATTTCAGGAATTGCTGTCTCTGGAATCCGCTGGGGGTTTGTCGTACTGGCTTTGGGGATGTGTCTGCAGTTGACGCTGGCAGCCGACAAGCAGACGGCGGTGCCCAAGTCTCCTTTGTCTCCTGAAGAATCATTGAAGCAGACCGTGGTTCACCCCGACTTTGAAATGCAGGTGGTGGCGTCCGAGCCGAATGTGATTAACCCGGTGGCGGTGGCCTTTGATGAAACCGGAGTGCTCTGGGTTGTGGAAATGACGGATTACCCGCATGGACCTAAACCAGGCGAAGATCCGAAAAGCCGCATCAAATTATTACGCGATAAAGACCAGGATGGGTATTACGAGACCGCGACGGTCTTTGCCGACAAACTCTTATTTGCGACCGGAGTTCAACCCTGGAAAGGGGGACTGATTGTCACTCTGGCCGGCAAAGTGCAGTTTATGAAAGATACCAACGGCGATGACAAAGCCGATGTCGTGGAAACATGGTTCACGGGGTTCAAAGAAGAAAACTCACAATTGCGGGCCAACCATCCGACGTTGGGGCTTGATAATCACATTTATATTTCCAATGGACTGCGTGGCGGTTCTGTGATTGCCACGCATCCGGAATGGCAGAAAAAAGCGAAGCAGGTTCCGATCAACGGTCTTGATTTTCGCTTTCATCCCTTGTCAGGTAAATATGAATCGATTTCCGGAATTGGCCAGTTTGGTCTGACGTTTGACGATTATGGAAATCGGTTTGTCTGTTCGAACCGGAATCCGAATAAACATATCGTGTTGGAGAATCGATACCTCAAACGAAATCCGTATCTGGCTGTGAAGTCGGTCTATCATGATGTTTCTCCTGATGGCGAAGATTCCCGTGTGTACGCCATCAGCCGAACCTGGACAACTTCCACACTGCATGCGGGGCAGTTTACCGCCGCTTGCGGCGTGACCATTTACCGTGGAGATTTATTTCCCAAAGGATTTTATGGGAACAGTTTCACCTGTGAGCCGACCGCGAATCTGGTGCACCGTGATATCATGACTCCTATGGGAGCGACCTATGATTCAAAATATGGTCGTGACAAAGTGGAGTTCATCGCCAGCCGTGATGAATGGTTCCGGCCTGTGAATATGGCCAATGGTCCTGATGGGGCCTTGTACTTGTGTGACATGTATCGCGCGGTGATTGAGCATCCGCAGTTCATGCCGGCCGAATTAAAAGAACGCTCTGACTTGAATGACGGAATCGATCGGGGGCGGATTTATCGGATTGTTCCGAAGAATGCCAAGATCGATAAAAGCGTTTATATGTCTTTAAAAGATGCGACTCCGGAACAGTTGGTGACAGCCCTCGGTTCGAAGAACGCCTGGCAGCGGGAAACCGCCGCGCGTTTGATTTTCGAACAACAGGATGCATCGATTCAACCGCAGTTAGAACAACTGGTTTCCAATGGGAAATCAGCACAGGCACGAATCCAGGCCTTATGGGCATTAGAAGGATTAGGGAAATTGAGTGATGCGGTTCTGGAAACGGCCTTGAAGGATGCATCACAGCGCGTCAAAGAGCAGGCCGTTCGTTTGAGTGAGCCACTTTTGTCGAAAAATTCCAAGCTGAAAGAGCAGGTTCTGTCGCTGGTCGATTCGGCAGATGGGCGATTACGCTTCCAGTTGGCCATCAGTCTAGGCGAGGCGGGCGATGTCTCTTCGATGGTAGATCAACTGGCCCGTTTGATGCTGAAGGGGGCCAATGATTCCTGGACGCGTGCCGCCGTGCTTTCTTCTGCTCCCGATCAGACCGTGGCAATTTTCAAGTCGTTCCTCAAACAACTAAATGCAGCCGATGCCCAGGTATCAACTCACACAGGTGTGACTGACGCCGTCCGTGAAATGGCAGCGGTCATCGGTCCTCGACTCAAAGCAGACGAAATCGAAGAAACGCTCTCGTTGATTGCCGGGATGGACTCCGATCAGCAGCTTGGATTACAGATCGCCAGTTTTGAAGGACTGGGGAACAGTCTCAGACGGCGTGGGAAATCGATCGCTCAGTATCAGACCAAGTTGTCAGAAGCCGATCAGAAACAGTTGAAGGTATTCTATCAGAAGCTGGTTGATGCAGCTGCGAATCCGAAAACTCCGTTGGCTGAAAAGTTGAATGCGATTGGTGTGTTACAGTTTGTTGGTTTTGACATGAGTGGCAAAACGCTGCTTTCACTGATCCAGGGTGATGTCTCTCAAGAGGTGAAAATTGCCGCTATTGGCGCCATCAGTCCTTATTCTGATCCGCAGGTCGGTGTGGTGTTGATGGATGGATTTGCCACGCAGACGCCAGGAATGAGGCGGGCGATTCTGGATGCGATGCTGGCGAATCAGGACCGGACCAGCCTGTTGCTGGATGCCATTGAAAAGGGACAGATTAAAATTTCAGAACTGGGACCTGCCCGTTCGTCCCGTCTGCAACGGCACCGCAATCCGGAAATTAAGAAACGGGCCGCAAAACTTTTTGCTGCTGCGATACCGGCTGACCGTAAAAAAGTGCTGGCCGCGTACCAGGCTTCTCTGAAGCTCAAAGCCAATCCGCTGGACGGGAAGCAGGTGTTTGTCAAGAACTGTGTGACCTGTCATAAGATTGGGGATGTCGGTGTCAATGTGGCTCCGGATATTGGTGATTCCCGCACGAAAACACCCGAGTATCTGCTGACGAATATTCTGGATCCGAACCGGGCCATTGATGCGAATTTCTTCAGCTATACAATCGTCACAATTGATGGTGTGGTCCATACCGGGATCATTTCTTCTGACAGTGGTGCGTCGATTACGCTGACCCAGCCGGAAGGAAAAACGATTACGGTTCTGAAAGAGGAAATTGACGAAATGAAATCCAACGGAGTTTCATTAATGCCGGTCGGTCTGGAGAAGACGATCAATCCACAACAGATGGCCGATTTGATTTCGTTTATCAAGAACTGGCGTTATCTGAGCGGGCAGGTCCCCAAGGACATCGCCAAGCCACAGTAGTTTTACCGAGCGGCTATAAAATTAACATGGCATCACCATAGCTGTAGAAGCGATAGTTTGCTTCTACAGCTTTTTCGTAGGCTTCGCGGATGAATTCCGAGCCGGCGAGCGCGCTGACCAGAACCAGCAACGTTGATTTGGGTAAATGAAAATTGGTCAACAGACAGTCAACGGCCTGAAACTGATAGGGGGGATAGATGAAGATATCAGTCTCTCCCTGCCATGCCTGGAGCGGGCCTTGTTTTGCGACCGATTCTAAAGTTCGAACGCTGGTGGTTCCTACGGATACAATTCTGCCGCCTTGCGCACGTGTGGCGTTGAGTAGATCGGCTGATGCTTGTGGCAATTCACACCACTCGGAATGCATTTTGTGTTCTTCGAGTGTCTCAGCAGAGATTGGTTTGAATGTACCAATGCCGACGTGCAGAGTGACGTGAGCGATGCCCACTCCTTTTTGAGTGCAGCGTTCCAGGAGCTCGGGAGTGAAGTGCAGGCCGGCAGTCGGTGCTGCGACGGCCCCGGGCTGATTGGCATACACGGTTTGATAGCGTTCCCAATCCTCGTCCGTCGCCAGTTCCCGTCTCATATAAGGAGGCAAAGGCATCGTGCCGAAGTGTTCGAGTAGACGGTGATGGTCTTCTTCGGATTGAACGGTCACCGTCCAGTATCCTTCGTCGTCTTTCGATTCCATTATTAAGAAGAGCTGTTTCTGTTCGCTGCGTTGGTGCGCGGGCTGCAGTTCAATGATCTCGCCTGGCACCAGCTTGCCTCTGGTCTTGCTCATCAGTTTCCATTGTCCCGCTGCGTTTGAGCCGAGGTAGAGTCCTTCCCACTTGCCGCCCGTCGACTTGCGAACGCCGAATAAGCGGGCGGAGAGCACGCGTGTGTTGTTTAATACGAGGCAGTCTCCGGGATTCAGATACTGGGGGAGATCGGAAATGGAACTGTGGCTGATGGTGTGTGTCTTTCGGTCCAGCACCAGCAGACGCGATTGATCCCGCTGTTGTGTGGGTTCAGTCGCGATCAATTCGGGGGGCAGGTGGTAGTCAAATGCGTTTAAGTCAGTCATCGAACCGGTTTCTAAATCATTTCATTTTGCGAGAGTCTGGTTCGACCTGATCGAATCTTCTCTGGAAACAGCGGGAATTATCGGATTTTAACGGAGATTTTTATTTTCTCTTAGTATATTGCGCACAATTTCGAAATCTAAGCTTGTCGACCATTTCCGCCTTCGAACAATAGAATTCAGGTATGATGAATAATCCTGTTTTGTTTCTTGATTTCTCATAACTCTCAGAGGCCAGGCGCTTGTCTGACATTGAATTGCCCATTCCGATTGCGTTTTGTATAACCGGCTTGCAGCCTGGTGGGGCGGAACGTGCGCTGGTTCAGATCGTGAAGCGGTTGAATCGCGAAAAATGGGCACCCGTCGTCTACTCTCTGACAGGCACGGGGCCTCTTGTCGCTAATCTGCAGGCTGCGGGAGTTCCCACCGAAATCTTGCACACGCGTTCCGCCTGGGATGTGAGTATTATCTGGAAGTTGGCACGAAAGTTCAAAGAACAAAAACCGGTTTTACTGCAAACATTTTTATTTCATGCGAATTTTGCAGGGCGGATCGCCGCTCGTTGGTCAGGTGTGCCACATATTGTCTCTGGGATTCGTGTTTCCGAAAAACGAAAAAATGGACACTTGTTGCTGGACCGATTGACAAATCGACTGGTGGATTTCAATATCTGCGTCAGTCAATCGGTGGCGGAGTTTTCGATTCGGGCGGGAAAACTTCCTGAGTCGAAAGTGACCGTGATCCCCAATGGTGTCGACTTCGAACTGTTTGCGTCGGCTGAACCGCTGGATTTGAGTCCCTGGGGCATTCCCGCTGATGCCAAAGTGGTGTTGTTTGTGGGGCGGCTGGATCCACAGAAAGCTCCCGGTGATTTATTGACGGCGTTTGGCCGCTTTGCAGAACAGGCTCCTGACTTTCATTTGCTGTTTGTCGGCGAGGGGCCGTTGAAAACGGAATTGCAACAGAGTGCCAACCAGTTGTCCTGTGCAGAGCGTGTTCATTTTGCCGGCTGGCAGTCCCAGATTCCGCAATTGATGCGAGCCGCTGACTGTCTGGTGTTGCCTTCTTTGTGGGAAGGGATGCCGAACGTGGTTCTGGAAGCGATGGCTTCCGGTTTGCCTGTGATTTCGACGGAAGTGGATGGGGTTTCCGAATTGATCCAGCAGGGAGAGCAGGGGACTTTGGTGGCCCAGAGAAGCCCCGCTGAGATTCAGCAAGCATTGCAGGCTCTGGCTACCCAGCCCGCCTCGTTTCGCAAGATGGCGGAGAATGCGCAAGATACTGTGAAAAAAGAGTTTACATGGGACTCGATCGCACACAAATATGAACAGGTTTATGAGAGAATCCTGTCTTCACACGCCTGATTTTTAAGAAAATTGTGGCCCCTAAACAGGTCCGTCGCAACAAAATTTAAAAATCATCAAAGTCACAATTCCAATTGTGATAAGTATCTAGGTCAATTCGAGTTTGCCGATTTCAACTCCAGCTTTCAATCATGCTTGACGATTTGATTCTGGCTGGTAAATTCATCACTCTGTGGTGAATGGTGGTGATGAGTGGGGATCAATGGCACTAACGGGGACGTTCAACAAGATTCTGGATGGTAAACGGCGATTGGCGATTCCCAAACGGCTCAAGGAAGAGCTTGTGAACAAGGAATTTACCCAGATTTACATTGCACCTGGAACAGAATCATCTTTGTTGCTTTTTTCTGAGAAAGGATTTGAACAGCAGGCACAACGATTGAATGAGTATTCCAAGAACGGCCCGGAGGCAGCTCAGTATCTGCGTCTGTATTATTCGCGGGCAGAAAAAGTGGAAGTCGATTCTCAAGGGCGGATTTGTATTCCAGAACGTCTGGCGGATCTGGCCAGCCTGGAAGCAAAAGAAGAAGTGGTATTGATTGGAGTTCAAGACCATGCCGAGATCTGGAGTAGCACGCGTTGGAGTACCTATCTTAATAATCATGGTCCTCATTTTGATGAGATGGCTGCACAAGCCTTTGGCCAGATGCCCTGGTAATCGTTTGATGTGATGTGGAACATTTCATTGATGAAAACCAATTTGAAGACTGAGTAACGTAACGAAATCAAACAAAGTTATTGTTCAAGGAGGAAATACAGGAACTCTTCCGCTGGCTACCGGGCTTCGCGGATTGAAGGTGAAATGGATGTCACCTGTGTGTGCTCAGGACATTGGGTTGGGCCACCGGTCGTTCGTCTCCTGATACAAGTAGAATGGATGCTGCTTGAGACGGATGGCTTCAGGGTTCCCTCCTTGGACAGGAAACCGGGCCTGTTCGAGACAGGTTTTCTAATTCGCCTGCTTCTTGCGACAAGCAGGCCCTTGTTTCAATCGGTTTCTGAGAGGGAACTTAGGTCTCGCGATTTATGATTTTTAAAAATCTTTAACTGATCTTGCGAAAAAAACAGAATTTCCCTAAACTCCCCACGCTTGAGGATCAGGCCGATTCTTGTGTTTGCTTCTCAGGCAAGCAATCTCTCTGAGTAACACTTCAAAAGTCTCTACCCCTCCCCAAAAAATAATCAATTCCTATTTCTCCTGTTGGTGAAATGGAAATGGTCTGTATTGACGGTTTTCCAATCACTGATGGATCATTTTATATTTAGAATCGTTACCAATTGAATGTCAGGTATGTCCGGTGATCAGAAAAGGCCGATTCACTTACCGGTTTTATTACGAGAAGTGATCGAACAGCTGGATTTATCCCCTGGGCTGGTTGTCGTAGACGGCACCGTAGGCGCCGGCGGTCACAGCGAACATATCCTGCGGAGAATTGGAACAGAAGGAACTTTAATCGGTCTGGATCGTGATACGATGATGCTGGAGTTTGCCCGAGAAAAATTAGGAGTCGAGAGATTGCCAGAAGGGCAATGTCATCTCAGGCAGGCGAGTTACGCGGAACTTCCCACCGTTCTGGATGAATTAGGATTAACGTCCATTGATCGCGTTTTACTGGACCTGGGTTTGTCTTCTGATCAACTGGGAGACGACGAACGTGGATTTGGTTTTGAATCATCGGGCGAATTAGATTTGCGGTTTGATACCAGCACGGGAGTACCCGCCTGGGAACTGTTGCAAACACGATCGGAATCAGAGCTGTGTGAAATATTCGAAGTATATGGAGAAGAACGATTCAGCCAGCGGATTGCCAGTCAACTGGTTCAACAGCGAAAAACGGCGCCTGTCAAAACGGCGGCAGAGTTAATAAAAGTGGTTCAGCAGGCAATTCCAGCCAAGGCACTGGCGGCGGCCAGAAAAAATCCGGCCACACGTGTGTTTCAGGCACTTCGGATTGCAGCGAACCAGGAACTGGAACAACTGGAAACGATGTTGGAATCGGTTCTTCCTGAGGTCCTGAAGCCGGGAGGCAGAGCTGCGATTATCAGCTTTCACTCGCTGGAAGATCGAATGGTGAAGCAGGCATTTAAAGATCGAACTATCTGGAAAAACTTAACACCAAAGCCCATTGTGGCAACGCAGGCCGAGCAGCGGGTGAATCCACGTTGCCGAACTGCGAAGCTGCGGGTTGCGATGAAAACATAAGTATTTCGACTGAATGAAACAGGTAGGCAAACAGTTTTTTGTTTGTCTGGAAAATCAGAAAATTACGTTTAAATTGGAAATGGTTCAGAGCCATGACTGAAGAAAAAAAAGCAGAACAGGCGTCAGAAGAAGACTGGGGCGTTGAAAAACCCAAGTCAGGGATTGCCATTGAAACCAAAGTCGGGCTGTGCCTGATTTGTATCCTGCTCAGTGCCTTTGGGTTGGTTGTCTATCAGAAGATCAATCGACCGCAGGAAGACCTGGCGGTGAATAGCCCTGCGGGAGAGATGTCTGAGACTGAGAAGTCGACTGAGCCAGATCCGTTTGCGGAAGGGAAACCAGAAGCGGACACGACAACGGAAGGTCAGGTGGCAAGTCAGTCGAATGGCTTCGATAATTTTGGAAATGAATCTGGCGGCGAGAATTCCGGCTTTTCCACTCCCCAGGAAGAACAGGGGAATCCGTTCGCCGAGCCAAAACCAGAAGCGCAGGGGGTAGATCAATTTGCGCAGAATGCGTTTGATAACCAAAGTGAACCAGCGCAGCCTACTGAAATGGCTGCGAATCAGTCAGATACCGGATTTCAGCAGTTCGATCCTCCTGCCGCGGCCAGCAATGAGTTTGGAAATCCTGCTCAAAATGAATTTCAGAATAAAATGCCAAAGCAACCTGAGCGAGCGGCCTTTGATCAGGGGCAACAGGATCCTTTTGCAGGCGGAGACCAATTTGCACAACAGCCTGCCGATACAACTGCAGCCCAGGCTGTGCCACAACAGAACGACTTCAATATTGGTTCAGAATCTGAGTTTGCCCCTCCTACAGCCGGCGCTGAATCTGGTTTAATGGAACAGCCTGCAGGACAGGAATTTGCCCAGACACCAGCAGCGAACGCTTTTCAAGATGAGCCAGATCCTTTTGGTGGTGCCGCGGCACAGCAGGGACAGGCGATGCAGCAGCAACCACAGCAACCAGCGGAAAACGCATTCGATGAATTCGGTTCGTCTGAGAGTTTGAATGAAGGGCAGATGCAAAACACAGAAGAGTTTTCTGAAAAACCAGCGAAAGTGAATATTACGGAGATCTCCAGCCCCAGCGATGCCAATACGTTTGGAGACGCCGATTTCTCACAAAGCGAACCTCAAGAATCCGCAGCGCAACTTGAAAATGCCTTTGGGCAGGATACGCCGGCGATGGACAATCAGCAGTTTGAGCAGCCACAAGCTTCAGAATTCAGTGAACCGAATCCAGTCCAGAGCGAAGAACGTTTTGGGGATTTTCGTCCGGAAGAGTTTTCTGCTCAGCAGGCAGAAAGTGTGACAACCGTCAAGCGTCCTGCCGCTGCCATTGATTCTGGCACGTTTCGTGATTCAGAAATGACGGCGGAGCAGGTTCCTCAAGCCCAGGGGCTGTTTGATAGTCCCGCTCCTGTGAGAGAAGTCTCGACACAGAAATTTAATTCACAACAGCAAGATGTGTTCAATCAAGGGGCCGCAGTCGCTGTCGGTGGTGAGTATGTCGTCCAGAATGGAGAAAATTTCTGGACGATTTCCAAGAAGCTGTATGGCAGCGGGCGGTATTTTCAGTTGCTGGCCGAAATCAACCGCAGTCGTGTCAGCGACCCTCGAAAGATGAGACCTGGTTTGAAACTGATTGCTCCCGCTCGGGGGACGATTGATGCACAGTATCAGGCCCGCCATAAAGCAACCCAGACCACGGTCAGTGAATTTCCCGGACAAGGGGCAACTCGTAAGCCGAGTAAGCCAGCCGGGTTTTTTATCAGTCAGGATGGTCGTCCAATGTATCGCGTGGGAAGCAGTGATACTTTGACTGATATTTCACAGAAGCATCTGGGGCGTTCTTCCCGCTGGTATCAGATTTATCAGATCAATCGTCAGAGACTGCAAAATCCGAACAAGCTACAAATTGGAACTGAATTACAGCTGCCTTATGATGCGAGCCGAGTCAGCCTTGTTCCCGGAAAGTCATCCAGCCGATAGTGAGAACAGGCGTTTTTATTCGTCTTTTTTCATAAGGAACTAATCCGGCAGCGAATCTCAAGCTCTCTGACCCGCTGCCTGGGGAAGGCTGGGTTCGATGTTATTCCGATTCGGTAGCGCAATCATGCTGGCGGTTGCTGTTTCACTGGTTGGGATTGCGCTCGAGAAAGAAAGCCTGAAGCTGAAACGCCAGGTCAGTCGTCAACATTATCAGTTGGATGTGTTGATCAACGCGCATGCTAAGATGAAATTGGCCACACAACGGGCTGGT
This genomic interval from Gimesia alba contains the following:
- the rsmH gene encoding 16S rRNA (cytosine(1402)-N(4))-methyltransferase RsmH, which encodes MSGDQKRPIHLPVLLREVIEQLDLSPGLVVVDGTVGAGGHSEHILRRIGTEGTLIGLDRDTMMLEFAREKLGVERLPEGQCHLRQASYAELPTVLDELGLTSIDRVLLDLGLSSDQLGDDERGFGFESSGELDLRFDTSTGVPAWELLQTRSESELCEIFEVYGEERFSQRIASQLVQQRKTAPVKTAAELIKVVQQAIPAKALAAARKNPATRVFQALRIAANQELEQLETMLESVLPEVLKPGGRAAIISFHSLEDRMVKQAFKDRTIWKNLTPKPIVATQAEQRVNPRCRTAKLRVAMKT
- a CDS encoding LysM peptidoglycan-binding domain-containing protein yields the protein MTEEKKAEQASEEDWGVEKPKSGIAIETKVGLCLICILLSAFGLVVYQKINRPQEDLAVNSPAGEMSETEKSTEPDPFAEGKPEADTTTEGQVASQSNGFDNFGNESGGENSGFSTPQEEQGNPFAEPKPEAQGVDQFAQNAFDNQSEPAQPTEMAANQSDTGFQQFDPPAAASNEFGNPAQNEFQNKMPKQPERAAFDQGQQDPFAGGDQFAQQPADTTAAQAVPQQNDFNIGSESEFAPPTAGAESGLMEQPAGQEFAQTPAANAFQDEPDPFGGAAAQQGQAMQQQPQQPAENAFDEFGSSESLNEGQMQNTEEFSEKPAKVNITEISSPSDANTFGDADFSQSEPQESAAQLENAFGQDTPAMDNQQFEQPQASEFSEPNPVQSEERFGDFRPEEFSAQQAESVTTVKRPAAAIDSGTFRDSEMTAEQVPQAQGLFDSPAPVREVSTQKFNSQQQDVFNQGAAVAVGGEYVVQNGENFWTISKKLYGSGRYFQLLAEINRSRVSDPRKMRPGLKLIAPARGTIDAQYQARHKATQTTVSEFPGQGATRKPSKPAGFFISQDGRPMYRVGSSDTLTDISQKHLGRSSRWYQIYQINRQRLQNPNKLQIGTELQLPYDASRVSLVPGKSSSR